The Manihot esculenta cultivar AM560-2 chromosome 11, M.esculenta_v8, whole genome shotgun sequence genome includes a region encoding these proteins:
- the LOC110626775 gene encoding protein AIR1: MARGRKLKGKIQEEEEEEEEKPVIEVSSGDDDDEANEDLSLKIIEKSLLMRAAKLVQNENDVVVLNDDDNFVKNDSGVIGVSCSGGGNEGKIVELAASSSMVVEPVVKNPTSLKRRRKKKIQKMETGDQSVVIAKEVENAETVEKVDPIENAEAIQSTVQLVENVDTSALDIPENIVLRKLLRGPRYFDPPDSGWSTCYNCGKEGHMAVNCPSFEKKKRPCFLCGSLEHGFKQCSKERVCIICKSSGHRTNHCPEKHKGGPQSSKVCLKCGDSGHDLFSCKNKYSVDDLKEIQCYICKSFGHLCCVNVVDNSPREVSCYKCGELGHTGLECSSFDEEPTTAPSPSLCYKCGEGGHFARECTSSVRSGKRNHELSTPALRPRRVDKKIPGFKSAPQDLGKSQKRRKNKPEEQSNTTPKKSKQRGGWLTDDFEDSSKSKSKKNRWRSPSTPSYKGHQISVLTSDGRMSNSQSSKRMYKSHSGMSGSQSYKKMQNGHLGSSSFQSSTTPYENRYSASRFSYSGRSEFRGNYNWW; this comes from the exons ATGGCAAGGGGAAGGAAGCTAAAAGGAAAAattcaagaagaagaagaagaagaagaagagaagccgGTGATAGAAGTGAGCAGCGGCGATGACGACGACGAGGCGAACGAGGATCTGAGCTTGAAGATCATTGAGAAATCGCTACTAATGCGGGCGGCTAAGTTGGTTCAAAATGAGAATGATGTTGTCGTTTTGAATGATGATGATAATTTTGTTAAGAACGATAGCGGGGTTATTGGTGTCAGCTGTAGCGGTGGCGGTAATGAGGGGAAGATTGTGGAGTTGGCAGCATCTTCGTCGATGGTGGTTGAACCGGTTGTTAAGAATCCCACTTCGttgaagaggaggaggaagaagaagattcAAAAGATGGAAACTGGAGACCAATCT GTTGTCATTGCAAAGGAAGTGGAAAATGCTGAAACAGTGGAAAAAGTGGATCCTATAGAGAACGCAGAGGCAATTCAGAGCACAGTACAATTGGTTGAAAATGTAGACACAAGTGCCCTTGACATACCTGAGAATATTGTGCTGCGAAAGCTTCTT CGAGGCCCGAGATACTTTGATCCTCCCGATAGTGGCTGGTCAACATGCTATAATTGTGGCAAGGAAGGTCATATGGCAGTGAATTGTCCATCATTTGAGAAGAAGAAAAGGCCGTGCTTTCTTTGTGGGAGTTTGGAGCATGGTTTTAAGCAATGCTCCAAG GAACGAGTCTGCATTATTTGCAAATCAAGTGGCCACCGTACAAATCATTGCCCAGAGAAACATAAAGGTGGACCTCAGAGTTCAAAAGTATGTTTAAAATGTGGAGATTCTGGGCATGATTTGTTTTCTTGCAAGAACAAGTATTCTGTTGACGACCTCAAG GAGATACAATGTTACATCTGCAAGAGCTTTGGCCATCTATGTTGTGTTAATGTTGTCGATAATAGCCCAAGAGAAGTTTCTTGCTATAAATGTGGTGAACTTGGTCATACCGGTTTG GAATGCTCAAGTTTTGATGAGGAACCCACCACTGCACCTTCACCTAGTTTGTGCTACAAATGTGGTGAAGGAGGACATTTTGCACGCGAGTGCACAAGTTCTGTCAGG AGTGGGAAGAGGAATCATGAATTATCAACCCCTGCTTTGAGGCCTCGTAGAGTGGATAAAAAAATTCCAGGATTCAAATCTGCTCCTCAAGATCTTGGCAAGTCtcaaaaaaggagaaaaaacaaGCCTGAAGAACAAAGCAACACAACCCcgaaaaaatcaaaacaaagaGGTGGATGGCTTACAGATGATTTTGAAGATTCATCCAAGTCAAAGTCCAAAAAGAACCGTTGGAGGTCTCCTTCAACGCCATCTTATAAGGGTCATCAGATTTCTGTTTTAACCTCAGATGGTCGGATGTCAAATTCTCAGTCTTCCAAGAGAATGTACAAGAGTCATTCAGGTATGTCAGGTTCTCAATCTTACAAGAAAATGCAAAATGGTCATTTAGGATCTTCGTCATTTCAAAGTTCGACTACACCTTACGAGAACAGATACTCTGCGTCAAGGTTTAGCTACTCTGGCCGTTCAGAGTTTAGGGGAAATTATAATTGGTGGTAG
- the LOC110625650 gene encoding UDP-glycosyltransferase 88F4: protein MVELGKLILHRYGHHFSITIFLITVEFFETPGLVSYINTISQTYHSISFRRYPPVSYDTTLNRSKPVVLFECILLNKPNFLDSLQEISKKDKISAFVIDLFCTSALSLSKDLKIPTYYFFTSGAGCLSTFLYFPKIHEQYDENFKDLANTVLYFPNLPPLKAIHMPEPMLSRDDPCYYDLLYFCSNLPKADGIILAKHFF from the exons ATGGTAGAGCTAGGCAAGCTTATCCTCCACCGCTATGGCCACCACTTCTCCATCACCATCTTCCTTATCACCGTTGAATTCTTCGAAACCCCAGGCCTTGTTTCATACATCAACACCATCTCTCAAACCTACCATTCTATCTCCTTCCGTCGTTATCCTCCTGTCTCCTACGACACAACTCTCAATCGCAGCAAGCCTGTCGTACTCTTTGAGTGCATACTCCTCAACAAGCCTAACTTTCTTGATTCCCTTCAAGAAATCTCCAAGAAAGATAAAATCTCTGCTTTTGTTATTGATCTCTTCTGCACTTCTGCTCTTTCTCTAAGTAAAGATCTAAAAATCCCCACTTACTATTTTTTCACTTCTGGTGCTGGTTGTCTTTCTACCTTCTTATATTTCCCTAAAATCCATGAACAATACGACGAGAACTTCAAAGATCTTGCAAACACTGTCCTTTATTTCCCTAACTTGCCACCTCTTAAAGCTATTCACATGCCGGAACCGATGCTATCAAGAGATGATCCTTGCTATTATGACTTGCTATACTTCTGTTCGAATCTCCCAAAAGCTGATGGAATTATT TTGGCAAAACACTTTTTCTGA